The following coding sequences lie in one Bacteroidota bacterium genomic window:
- a CDS encoding AAA family ATPase: MKILSLKLKNINSLKGEQEINFAEGILAEAGLFAIVGPTGSGKSSLLDAITLALYNRIPRVQGSITKNVIQELGVILTQHTTDCYAEVHFEVKDKKYRAHWSIEQNRKGNLNERKHELSDSETGAIITNSISDTPKEIEKIIGLSYEQFVQSMMLAQGQFAKFLQANQSERSKLLEEITGGQIYRKIGMKIFQKHKEFKANLEDKQTQLNAVQILSEEERKT; encoded by the coding sequence ATGAAAATACTATCACTAAAACTCAAAAATATCAACTCCTTGAAAGGAGAGCAAGAAATCAACTTTGCCGAAGGAATACTGGCGGAAGCAGGATTGTTTGCCATCGTAGGACCTACGGGTTCGGGTAAGTCCTCCCTTTTGGATGCTATCACCCTTGCGCTGTACAACCGAATTCCGAGGGTGCAAGGTAGCATTACCAAAAATGTGATTCAAGAATTGGGGGTCATTCTTACCCAACACACCACGGATTGCTATGCAGAAGTTCATTTTGAAGTGAAAGACAAAAAATATCGTGCGCATTGGAGTATAGAGCAAAACCGAAAAGGCAACTTAAACGAGCGTAAGCACGAACTATCCGATTCCGAAACAGGAGCTATCATCACCAACTCCATTTCCGATACTCCCAAGGAAATTGAAAAAATCATCGGGCTCAGCTACGAACAGTTTGTGCAATCTATGATGTTGGCGCAAGGGCAATTTGCCAAATTTTTGCAAGCCAATCAAAGCGAAAGAAGCAAACTTTTGGAAGAAATCACCGGAGGGCAGATTTATCGCAAAATCGGAATGAAAATTTTCCAAAAACATAAAGAGTTCAAAGCCAATCTGGAAGACAAACAAACGCAACTCAACGCAGTGCAAATCTTAAGCGAAGAAGAAAGGAAAACTTAA